One window of the Pieris brassicae chromosome 2, ilPieBrab1.1, whole genome shotgun sequence genome contains the following:
- the LOC123720597 gene encoding atlastin-like, protein MAELESGQGIRVVTPSDHTFTLDEEALSKLLLREDLKDRSVVVVSVAGAFRKGKSFLLDFFLRYLHHKYHVKDSGDWLGGEDAPLQGFSWRGGSERDTTGLLLWSQPFLTTLDNGEKVAILLMDTQGTFDSESTVKDNATVFALSTMLSSVQIYNLSQNIEEDDLQHLQLFTDYGRLAQQSASGKPFQRLQLLVRDWSFPYEYPYGADGGASLLAKRLEIHEGQHVELQSIRRHIAACFEELACFLMPHPGLNVATNPNFDGKVSDISPEFQTSLRQLVPMLLAPENLVLKRIAEQKLKAKDLFLYFKAYMTIFNGTELPEPKSILAATAEANNLSAVSEARDVYEYLMEEEVGGSKPFLDPGRLQQQHQRARDKALHAFHNKRKMGGDELEASYQEKLIKEIQEQFEQYRANNEAKNIFRIAGTPTVLVVLALLGFLLSSLAANLGVQTLVAIGESIAVGSLAALAVWTYTRISGNLRDIGVQIDGVADTIRNYITRQAIGTATRQLTTVENYKND, encoded by the exons ATGGCGGAATTAGAATCGGGGCAGGGTATCCGTGTGGTGACGCCATCCGACCATACGTTCACCTTGGATGAAGAGGCGTTAAGTAAACTCCTGCTGCGAGAGGATCTAAAGGACAGAAGCGTTGTTGTTGTGTCCGTCGCAGGCGCCTTTCGCAAGGGCAAGTCGTTTTTACTGGACTTCTTTCTACGGTATCTACATCATAAG TACCACGTTAAAGACAGCGGCGATTGGTTGGGAGGAGAAGATGCGCCATTGCAGGGGTTCAGTTGGCGAGGTGGTTCAGAGAGAGACACCACGGGTCTGCTGCTATGGTCTCAGCCTTTTTTAACAACTCTCGATAATGGAGAAAAG GTGGCTATACTACTAATGGACACACAAGGAACCTTCGACAGTGAATCGACAGTGAAAGACAATGCCACTGTTTTCGCATTATCCACTATGCTGTCATCTGTACAGATATACAACCTTTCACAAAATATTGAAGAGGACGACTTGCAGCACTTACAG TTGTTTACAGACTACGGTCGTCTAGCTCAGCAGAGCGCCAGCGGTAAGCCTTTCCAGCGGTTGCAGTTATTGGTACGAGATTGGAGCTTTCCATACGAATATCCTTACGGAGCTGACGGAGGGGCGAGTCTATTGGCTAAAAGGCTTGag ATTCACGAAGGCCAGCACGTGGAGTTGCAGTCCATCAGACGTCACATCGCAGCGTGCTTTGAAGAGTTGGCCTGCTTCCTGATGCCGCACCCTGGGCTTAACGTTGCTACTAATCCCAATTTCGATGGAAAAGTTTCTG ATATAAGTCCCGAATTCCAAACGTCTCTGCGCCAACTGGTGCCGATGCTTCTGGCTCCGGAAAATCTAGTGCTAAAAAGGATAGCTGAACAGAAGCTCAAAGCCAAAGACCTGTTCCTCTACTTCAAAGCATATATGACTATATTCAATGGAACTGAACTGCCGGAACCGAAGAGTATTTTGGCG GCGACAGCTGAAGCGAACAATCTATCGGCGGTATCAGAAGCTCGCGATGTATACGAATACCTGATGGAAGAGGAAGTGGGCGGGAGCAAGCCTTTCTTGGACCCTGGGAGGCTTCAACAGCAGCATCAGAGGGCGAGGGATAAGGCCCTCCACGCCTTCCACAATAAGAGGAAGATGGGGGGAGACGAATTGGAGGCCAGTTATcaggaaaaattaattaag gaaatCCAGGAGCAATTCGAGCAATACCGCGCCAACAACGAAGCCAAGAACATATTCCGTATCGCGGGTACTCCTACCGTATTGGTAGTGTTGGCACTCCTGGGATTTCTCCTCAGCTCCCTTGCTGCCAACCTCGGGGTGCAAACCCTGGTCGCTATCGGAGAGAGTATCGCAGTTGGTTCTTTAGCCGCTCTTGCCGTTTGGACGTATACTAG AATAAGCGGAAACTTGCGGGACATCGGGGTTCAAATAGATGGCGTGGCTGACACGATACGAAACTAT attacAAGACAAGCCATCGGTACCGCGACGCGACAACTCACGACAGTGGAAAATTACAAGAACGATTGA
- the LOC123720151 gene encoding peptidyl-prolyl cis-trans isomerase FKBP4 yields MTADTIVSARWDREIRKTIITPGDYSVVPYEDSRCKLSLSKIQCKNDSGTCEIEPESTIFSPSFNGTVVIGDLDNFLDKDVELILQQMCCGESCMATIVYKNNNNELVKEISFEIHLTEVTEEQLISDWSWNRLYEASIHHKERGVLLVKEKRLVDAFRRFNKALKMLVAIEPIDPDVIAGEQIKEIIDLRVKLYNNLAHCQLQFNEYEAAIELCNLALKNDPENIKSLYRRCISLAGLKMYDEAWADIQHVLQLDPNDKAAKLKATELKPMIEKINEDYTNVIKKMFI; encoded by the exons atgacTGCTGATACAATTGTGAGTGCGCGATGGGACCGAGAAATccgtaaaacaataataacgcCGGGCGATTATTCAGTTGTTCCATACGAAGATTCCCGGTGTAAACTATCTCTAAGCAAAATTCAGTGCAAAAACGATAGTGGAACATGTGAAATAGAGCCTGAAAGTACAATTTTTAGTCCCTCATTTAACGGCACTGTTGTAATAGGTGATTTGGATAACTTCCTAGACAAAGATGTAGAATTAATTCTACAACAAATGTGTTGCGGTGAATCTTGTATGGCTactatagtatataaaaataataacaatgaacTTGTAAAGGAGATATCGTTTGAAATCCATTTAACAGAAGTTACAGAAGAACAATTAATAAGTGATTGGAGTTGGAACAGATTATATGAGGCATCTATTCATCATAAAGAAAGGGGAGTGCTTTTGGTAAAAGAGAAGAGATTAGTTGATGCTTTTAGACGGTTCAACAAAGCCCTTAAAATGTTAGTGGCAATTGAACCAATAGATCCAGATGTAATAGCTGGTgaacaaataaaagaaataattgatttgagg gtaaaaCTGTATAACAACCTGGCTCATTGCCAGCTTCAGTTTAATGAATATGAAGCCGCTATAGAGCTATGCAACCTAGCCCTAAAGAATGAtccagaaaatattaaatcactTTACCGCCGGTGCATATCACTTGCAggcttaaaaatgtatgatgaAGCATGGGCAGACATACAGCATGTGTTACAATTAGATCCAAATGATAAGGCTGCCAAGTTAAAAGCTACAGAATTAAAACCTATGATAGAAAAGATCAATGAGGATTAcactaatgttataaaaaaaatgtttatatga
- the LOC123720150 gene encoding uncharacterized protein LOC123720150, with protein MTLLLKNVWRNVLKNRPLSNSTMRSSLSSSISELAVSKPSDALMISIKSAPSTAEVLAAIQNNIGSLTHRHMLQALRTLFELQKSNSNDPEMLIKDPGFSVLCQNFKKHLRALEVNETIEAIKVLSYLKVPVDSLLVQSLLQLVRYNINMISLRQIMFLDFILSRFDTKNHLVDALRLALPLAFQIHLPLELDNQDLPLLRDMLMYSCSHDLPDRCINNIVTGLLLHDQAIDAHIARSIIWSLCDVNCTEKVFPTRVQLLHICCDILSERINKLSYEDVLRTAAKLKGRILEKHPEYYHQELMDSIAGYVISNNVPFENGLLVARVLSRIAHTNLSLIEYLCFQAASNANILTNARTNILFGFINCLANNNYTPSGDEWTEIRSQISRNPILSVNSTALPWTKVCLELASLGVYEEKLLRKVFSNEFLEKYLAHERNDLDYLQLLTLHEAVHTFHSKQYTLPHEVLQRARNSYPVHAISEELETYLVRGLGSPEYAVRNVMLPCGIVADVVLCLKNGLPLKLAPLSSELKVPLEKLNIPPGAVVICIMNFNYGCFSMNSNRLRGTFRLIIDILEKQGYWTVAFNINEWINAPAHERTPYIMREINYRCGEIGMKLSAT; from the exons ATGACACTGCTTTTGAAGAATGTGTGGCGCAATGTGCTTAAAAATCGACCTCTTAGTAACTCAACTATGCGATCCAGTCTTTCATCCAGTA TCTCCGAGTTGGCCGTTTCAAAACCATCTGATGCTCTAATGATAAGCATAAAATCAGCTCCTAGTACTGCTGAGGTGCTTGCTGCAATCCAAAACAACATAGGGTCACTTACACATAGGCACATGTTACAAGCTCTACGTACCCTTTTTGAATTGCAGAAATCTAATag tAACGATCCAGAGATGCTTATAAAGGACCCTGGGTTTAGTGTTCTTTGTCAAAATTTCAAGAAACATCTTCGTGCATTGGAAGTTAATGAAACTATTGAGGCTATAAAAGTACTTTCTTACTTAAAAGTTCCTGTCGACTCTCTTCTGGTTCAGTCCCTCCTACAATTAgtaagatataatataaacatgatAAGTCTTAGACAAATTATGTTTCTGGACTTTATTTTATCAAGATTTGATACAAAGAATCACTTAGTGGATGCACTTAGGTTGGCATTACCTCTTGCGTTTCAAATTCACCTTCCATTAGAATTAGATAATCAGGATTTGCCCTTACTCCGTGACATGCTTATGTATTCCTGTTCCCATGACTTACCAGAcagatgtataaataatattgtcacAGGACTCCTTTTACATGATCAAGCTATTGATGCTCACATAGCAAGATCTATTATCTGGTCGTTATGTGATGTGAATTGTACTGAAAAAGTTTTCCCGACTAGAGTGCAGTTACTTCACATTTGCTGTGATATTTTGTCtgaacgtataaataaattatcatatgaGGATGTATTAAGAACAGCTGCAAAGTTAAAGGGTAGGATTTTGGAAAAGCACCCAGAGTATTATCACCAAGAATTGATGGACTCTATTGCTGGATATGTGATAAGCAATAATGTGCCATTTGAAAATGGCCTATTAGTAGCCCGAGTTTTGTCAAGAATT GCCCATACAAATCTCTCCCTTATTGAGTACTTGTGCTTCCAAGCGGCTTCTAATGCaaatatattgacaaatgCTCGCACCAATATactttttgggtttataaACTGCCTTGCCAACAACAATTACACTCCTTCTGGGGATGAATGGACGGAAATTAGATCTCAAATATCAAGAAATCCAATATTAAGTGTCAATAGCACTGCTTTGCCGTGGACAAAAGTATGCCTAGAATTAGCATCTCTTGGAGTTTATGAAGAGAAATTGCTAAGAAAAGTCTTCTCCAATGAATTTTTAGAAAAGTATTTGGCACACGAAAGGAATGATTTGGATTATTTACAG CTGCTGACCCTACACGAAGCAGTGCACACATTCCACAGTAAACAATACACTCTGCCACATGAAGTTTTACAGAGAGCACGTAACTCATATCCTGTCCATGCGATAAGTGAGGAGTTGGAGACATATCTGGTGAGGGGTTTAGGAAGTCCAGAGTATGCTGTGAGGAATGTAATGCTGCCCTGTGGGATTGTTGCCG ATGTAGTGTTGTGTCTGAAGAACGGTCTGCCATTGAAGTTAGCCCCTCTGAGTAGCGAACTGAAAGTTCCATTGGAAAAACTTAATATACCGCCAGGAGCAGTCGT aatatgcATAATGAATTTCAACTACGGCTGTTTCTCGATGAACAGCAATCGTCTTCGCGGTACTTTCCGtctaattattgatattttggaGAAGCAAGGGTATTGGACCGTGGCCTTTAATATTAACGAGTGGATAAATGCACCTGCGCATGAGAGGACACCTTACATTATGCGCGAGATTAATTATAG atGTGGAGAAATTGGAATGAAGTTATCGGCGACTTGA